Proteins encoded in a region of the Caldisericia bacterium genome:
- a CDS encoding BMP family ABC transporter substrate-binding protein, producing the protein MKKLLSIILISVLIFSVISLSGCKKKEEKPPEKKLKVVLYINGTLGDKSFFDSANRGLEMAIKELGIEGKTIEGGYDPARWEPDIEQLCQGDWDIIIAGTWQLQEILEKLAPKYPNKRFFTYDTSVDYKKGNLQNVYSILYKQNESSFLVGALAALITKSKMPLANPQKIIGFLGGMDIPVINDFKVGYIQGAKYIDPEVQVLVSYAGSFSDPAKGKELVLAQYTQGADIAFNVAGETGLGLLDAAKEMKKYAIGVDSDQYLMIKDSDPEKASYIVTSMMKNVDISIYRGIKLHIEGKCPYGQAEALGLKENGVGVADNENYRKLVPEEFRNKIKELEQKIINGEIKVETAFGQ; encoded by the coding sequence ATGAAAAAATTATTATCAATCATTTTAATTAGTGTATTAATCTTTAGTGTAATCTCATTATCAGGTTGTAAGAAAAAAGAGGAAAAACCACCTGAAAAGAAATTAAAAGTTGTTCTTTATATTAATGGAACTCTTGGTGATAAATCATTCTTTGATTCTGCAAATAGAGGTCTTGAGATGGCAATAAAAGAACTTGGCATTGAAGGAAAAACAATAGAAGGTGGATATGATCCAGCAAGATGGGAACCAGATATTGAACAACTCTGTCAAGGAGATTGGGATATAATAATTGCTGGAACTTGGCAACTACAGGAAATTCTTGAAAAATTAGCTCCTAAATATCCAAATAAAAGATTTTTCACCTATGATACCTCAGTTGATTATAAAAAAGGAAATCTTCAAAATGTATATTCAATTTTATATAAACAAAATGAGTCATCATTTTTAGTTGGTGCTCTTGCTGCATTAATAACAAAATCAAAAATGCCACTTGCAAATCCTCAAAAAATTATTGGTTTCTTAGGTGGAATGGATATACCAGTTATTAATGATTTTAAAGTTGGATATATTCAAGGAGCAAAATATATTGATCCTGAAGTTCAGGTTCTTGTATCTTATGCTGGTTCATTTTCTGATCCAGCAAAAGGAAAAGAGTTGGTTTTAGCTCAATATACACAAGGTGCAGATATTGCATTTAATGTTGCAGGTGAAACAGGATTGGGGCTTCTTGATGCTGCAAAAGAAATGAAAAAATATGCAATTGGAGTTGATTCAGACCAATATCTTATGATTAAGGATAGTGATCCAGAAAAAGCATCTTACATTGTAACATCAATGATGAAGAATGTTGATATCTCAATTTATAGAGGCATCAAACTTCACATTGAAGGAAAGTGCCCTTATGGACAAGCAGAAGCTCTTGGACTTAAAGAGAATGGAGTTGGTGTTGCTGATAATGAAAATTATAGAAAACTTGTGCCTGAAGAATTTAGAAATAAAATTAAAGAACTTGAACAAAAGATTATTAATGGAGAAATTAAGGTAGAAACAGCATTTGGTCAGTAA